The genomic interval GAAATAGCATCCTCAATGTCAACTTTAGAATCTTGAAAAAGCCTTTCTACAAATAAAACAAGGCCGTCTCCTACAAATGATGAAATTGTATCTTTGGATAGGGGGGGTAATTTATAAAGTTTTCTGGTTTCATTTGCAGATAAAACAAGGTCATCTAACGAATCAACCAGTGTGCCGTCTAAATCAAATATTGCTAATTTATTCAATTCTTTCAAGAAATTCCTTAATCTTTTTTATACAAAGAGATTTTATCACCTTTGCATCATGATTTGTAGGGTCAATTTTTAAAATACTCTCACATATCTCACATGCTTTTATTAAATGTCCCTTATCATGTTCTTCATTTGCTTCAAAAAGCTTTTCTTTAATCCATTTAGCTTTCAGTTTTTCCTGCTCTTTTTTTAGTTCTAAAAACCTTTTCGCTTTTTCAATAATTTTTTCTGCTTCCTGATTTGCATTATCAAGTTCAAGGACTTTTTTTGCTTCATAAATTGCATCTTCCAGTTTGTCTTCTTTTAAATTTTGTTTTGCTTTCTCTATATGTTCATCTATTTTGTTCCTCATTTCTTTAAGTTTTTTAATCTGCTCTTTGACATTTAAAATTTGTGAGGTAATTGTGTGGTCAATAAAACTCTTTGTTTTTTGTTTTTTCTGTTTTTGCTTTGTAATTATATTCTCTATGGCTTCCCTTAGCTGTTCAGCACTTGAATACCTTTCAGCAGGATTTTTTGCCAGGCATTTAAAAATGATTTCATTAATATCTTTTGGTGCTCTTGGAATATAATCGGGAGTTTTGTTTACAATTTTGCTCATTACTTCAGTCACACTTGTTGCATGAAATGGTTTGTGATAGGAAAACATTTCGTACATAATAGCGCCTATTGAAAATATATCTGACCTCTCATCAATCTCTATTCCTCTTAATTGTTCTGGTGCCATGTATGAAATTGTTCCTAATATCATACCCTTTTGAGTCATGTGTGAGCTGGCAAGTTTAGCAACCCCAAAATCAAGTATCTTAACAACTCCGTCTTCCCTAAGAAAAATGTTGGCTGGTTTTAAATCCCTGTGAATAACTCCCTTAGAGTGGGCATAGGCTATTCCGCTTGCAATCTGCCTTGCAATTTCAAGTTTTGACAGGTTTGATAGGGGTTTCTTGTTGTCTATAATGCTTTTCAAACTTTCACCTTCAAGGTATTCCATAACAATGTAACAGAAATTTTCAAACTCTTTTAATTCATAAACCTGGACAATGTTGGTGTGATTGAGATTTGCTAAAATCTTTGCTTCTCTATAAAACCTTTCCTTTATCTCC from Thermotomaculum hydrothermale carries:
- a CDS encoding serine/threonine-protein kinase, with the protein product MKVRKINKYEIVDVIGQGSMGVVYKCIDTVLNRYVALKTLNLQLANNPEIKERFYREAKILANLNHTNIVQVYELKEFENFCYIVMEYLEGESLKSIIDNKKPLSNLSKLEIARQIASGIAYAHSKGVIHRDLKPANIFLREDGVVKILDFGVAKLASSHMTQKGMILGTISYMAPEQLRGIEIDERSDIFSIGAIMYEMFSYHKPFHATSVTEVMSKIVNKTPDYIPRAPKDINEIIFKCLAKNPAERYSSAEQLREAIENIITKQKQKKQKTKSFIDHTITSQILNVKEQIKKLKEMRNKIDEHIEKAKQNLKEDKLEDAIYEAKKVLELDNANQEAEKIIEKAKRFLELKKEQEKLKAKWIKEKLFEANEEHDKGHLIKACEICESILKIDPTNHDAKVIKSLCIKKIKEFLERIE